The Streptomyces nigra genome includes the window GGGGACCGCGCGATCCGCTGCGTTCGCATGGTCCGAGCGATGAGTGCACGTCACGCGACAGGCTCGGCCTGCCGGGTCAGCATTCCTTCGCATACGGTGGCTCCGACGACCGCGCCGAAGCCGATGGCAGCCTGTCCACACCGCGCCCGCCGACCAGCTCCCGGCCGGTGACCAGCTCCGGCTCGATGCGCACGAAGACTTCCACGGGCCAGGGCACCCAGGAGCGGGGGCCGCTGTGGACCAGGTGCTCATGTTCGTCGTGGTCGGTCACCACGGAGGCCGGGCCGGTGACGACGACACTCCAGCCGCTGTGCGCCGCGGCGTCGACGTCGTCGGCTTCGAAAGCGACCACGGCACCGTCGATGGCGCGGACCAGCTCCGAGGAGGCCGACGTGCGCAACAGCACGGCACCGCTCTCCTCCAGGAGGAAGTTGACCGGCAGGACCGCGGGCAGGGCTTCGCGTGTGTGGACGATGCGGCCCACCACCGCCGTGGCCAGCCGACTCAGGCTCTCATGCCGGTTCAGTTCGCGGAATCCGTCGTTGCGGTACATCAGCCGGTCTTTCCATGTGTCGTCCGGTGCGTGGACTCCCATCCTTCACGTGTGGGCGGTCGCCGGCGAGGGCCATGAGTCCCTGATCCGTCGCGGGACGGCCGTCGTCCCGGTGGGCTCGCCCTCCGACGTATCCGCCTGTCGCGTTCAGTGTGCGGTGGCTTCAACGACCTCACGTCGTGGGCCGCCGGGCACGACCTTCGGCGCGCCGGTGCAGGCGGCGTGCGAGGACGTCGTACGCCGAGTTCCTTCGCCAGGCCCGCCGCCCGGTGCTCCACCGCGGCGACGTCACGGACGTCACCGCCCTTGCCGTTGCCAAGGATCATGCGGGTGATGCGACCCTGCGCGCCTTCGGCGAGACAACGGCGATCCCTTCCGCCGGTCCGTCGGCCGCCCCTTAGAACTGCACCCGCTGCACCATGGTGATCCGCCTCCTCTCACAGGCGCCGCAGCCAGGCGTCCGCCACCCCGCCCGGAACGCGTGTGTCGTCCCGGAACTCGGAGTCGTCGAAGCGGTGCGTGAGCCTGTCCACGACGTCGACGACCCCGTCGGTCCTCCGTGTCATGGCCACCGCTATCTCGGTCTCGCTCTTGCGCTCCATCTGGCCTTCCAGCGTGACGACTCCCTCCGTGACGGTGACGTCGACGTTGCCGTTGACCAGCCACAGTCCGCGTTCCAGCACCTCGCGGATCACTTCGTCACGGATCTCCGCATCGGGTCGCAGGAAGGTCTGCAGCAGGTCGTGCCGGGTGACGATGCCGACCAGACGGTCGTCCTCGTCGAGTACGGGGAGCCGGTTCACCCGGTGCTCGACCATGGTGCGGGCGGCCTCCACGACGGTGTCCTCGGCGTGCACGCTGACGGCGGGAGCGGTCATCAGGCGGCCGGCCGTGCGCGCCCGGGCCTTGGCCGTCCGCCGGCGGGCTCGGGGTGTCAGCCGTGCGAGGCGGAACCGCGGGGGCGGATCGTAGACGAGTGGTGTCGCGGCCTGATGGAGCATCAGGTCCGTCTCGGAGACGACGCCGATGACGTGCTGGTCGTCGTCCACCACGGGCAGTCCGCTGACCCGGTGCTCCGAGAGCAGCCCGGCGACGGCCTTGAAGGGGGTGCCGAACTCGGCGCGGACCACCTCGGTGGTCATCACGGAGC containing:
- a CDS encoding CBS domain-containing protein; translated protein: MRNQKVGSVMTTEVVRAEFGTPFKAVAGLLSEHRVSGLPVVDDDQHVIGVVSETDLMLHQAATPLVYDPPPRFRLARLTPRARRRTAKARARTAGRLMTAPAVSVHAEDTVVEAARTMVEHRVNRLPVLDEDDRLVGIVTRHDLLQTFLRPDAEIRDEVIREVLERGLWLVNGNVDVTVTEGVVTLEGQMERKSETEIAVAMTRRTDGVVDVVDRLTHRFDDSEFRDDTRVPGGVADAWLRRL
- a CDS encoding pyridoxamine 5'-phosphate oxidase family protein — translated: MYRNDGFRELNRHESLSRLATAVVGRIVHTREALPAVLPVNFLLEESGAVLLRTSASSELVRAIDGAVVAFEADDVDAAAHSGWSVVVTGPASVVTDHDEHEHLVHSGPRSWVPWPVEVFVRIEPELVTGRELVGGRGVDRLPSASARSSEPPYAKEC